The Rutidosis leptorrhynchoides isolate AG116_Rl617_1_P2 unplaced genomic scaffold, CSIRO_AGI_Rlap_v1 contig310, whole genome shotgun sequence region ATATGAAAAAATGTAATTACCTGGTAAGTGAGTCCTGGCAGATGGACCACTGCAATGCAGCTAAACCATGAAGTTCACTCTGCATATACAAATCATTAGGGGATCAAACCATCAAACAAAATATCACAATCAAACAACCATCACACCAGAGCGCATGTAACACTTGGCCCTCAAACGAAAAAAACTCTTACACTTTTGGCAGGGTTACCTGAAATGGCAGCTTATTCATGATCTCTTCATAAAATGGTAAAGCTTCCTTTAGTTTTCCAACATCCATCAGAGAGTCACCATCCTTCAGAGCCTTCAACAGCGAACAATTCAATGACTTTAACTCTACAGTAAAAATAGTCTCGTAAATCTCTACAGAAAGGCAGAGAAAGAAAAACACTAAGACAAAGGGCTAGGTCTAAAAGTATTAGTTATACCCCATATCAAACATAATTTACTAGGAAGGTACCTTCTCACACTCAGATTTCAACTTTGCATCTATGTTTAAGCCCATTTTTTTCTTGTAAGCAGCAACAAGTTCTCTAGTACGTGCATCTTTAGCAGCCCTATCTTCAGCTGTTTCCAGCACATCCCCCGGGCGAATGGTCCTTCCACCTCCAAACTGAACgataaaaatgaaaatgaaaaaaaaaaagctTAGCCTGACATTTGATTTATTGAAAGACACCAGAGAGATAGCACAGAAAATAACAGCTGCATGATATATATGTGTTTCTGATCTGTCTGTAGATCTGTATGTAACGACCAACCAACTAGATAATAAGTCCAGTCAGAGCATATGAAAATTTCAGAGGGCCAATTATCCTAACAGAAGACGCAACATTTGATATAACAAAAAGATAAAAGATCATCTTCATGGGGAAAATTGAAAATATGCCAGTAGAACTTATGTTGTATTTGTTTCCCCCCAGACTGGCAAAGTCTGTCACCTCAGTACGGTCTATGATTCAACTTAGCATGAAAGAGTAATAACATTTGTTTGGTAAAAAAATTATGGAATTTCAAAAACTATGCTCAAATTTATCATATGATATGAACCTCGTGTCCTATTGCTATGATAATACCCAGATCCAAGACAAGATAGGTAGGTGTGCCATCCCATTAGCATGCTAAAGCAggaacaaaaccatttttcatttcTTGTTCTATTAAACTTCAAGCAAAACGTCTAGGGACAATTGGAATGTAAACCGCTGCTGCCTTTGAGGAATAACTATCTTGGGTGGAAATTACTAAGCATGTATAGCCATATTTGTTCTGCTATTAAATTGCTCAAAAGCTTTACAAGAACAAACTGCACCAGCAGAAGCCAGAAAAAGAATCAACTTCTGTATCATATGATCTCTCAGTAACCGGCTTACCGTCTCAGATATGTTGTTCGGTCTTGGGAAGACACCCCAAGATGAAACTTTGGGTTTGTAAAGATCTGAATTATCTTCTTGGGGTGGTGCGACGGCAGGCTCCGTCGCCGTCACATCATTGAATTTGGTGGTGTCCCCAAGAATGATTTCCACCTCAGGAACGTCTCCTTCTGGAAAAGGGTCACTCACCGGAATTAAACCCGGTGGAAGCCCCCTGGTCCTTTTCTTGTCCGCAAAGTCGAGCCCCACAAAATCAATGCTCGAAACCACCAGCTGCTGTTCCTTATCCGTTTTTTCCTCCGAATTTACTTTACCAATTTTCCCTCCATTTTTACCTGTCAAGTCTAATTTAAGAAAACAAAAAACAGTCAACTCTTTCAGCTCCATAAAAACTGCAAAAGCAAGAACTTTATATACATGGCAATAGACATCATCCCTCTGCAACATCAAGCGTTCAGCAAATGCAAGAAGATCGATCAGAATCATCCGCCCACAGTTTCGGCCGAATGCTTAACAATCTTTTAAATTCACGTTCTTTGCTAATCTATCACGAGAAGAGGAACAAAAATCGCCCTCCCTTTCCAATTCGCACAATCATCTCATCATCCACAATCAGAATCAGCTAaaatcaaatcaaaccaccgaaacAGAAAGACAAGAAGAACTCCCTCCCTCCCCCCCCCCCCAAATGACACATCTCTCACCCGAATCAGCGTCGCTAGCCAAGACGTACTCTTTTGCCGCCTCGGCCGTCGCGATTCGACCGGCGCCGGCCGAATCGCCGCGGCCACTCGCGTCGCCGGGGCTCCCGACCACGCTCGCCTCGGATCCACCCTCCTCCGGCTTGGGCTGCAGCGACTTCTTGTACGCCCGAGCTTTCTCGAAGGCGAGCTTGACGGGGTCCGCGGGAGCCGCGGGTTCGGGCGCAGATTCGGAATCGGGCGGGTTCGGGGAGGAAGAGGAGGCGACTCTGAGGAGGAAGGGCTTGGGAAGATGACATCTTTTGGGGGATTTGGAGAGGAGGAATGTGGCGGGAGGAGGGAATGAAGGGTGAGGAGAAGCCATGGCCATTATGGGTCGAGGCAGGAAGAGGAGGAGGAATGGCGGATTGACGGTTTTTAGTGGCGGGAGTGAGGCCGTTAACTGGATAGTGGATGGTTTGGTATCGATCGTTTAGCCGCTTCTCCCCCACGGAGGTGACAAATGGGCGGACCGACCCGGATCGGTCCGGCCCGTTGTGGGAATTGAACCGGAAATAGCTCCTGTTTGTAAAATGATGCCCCCTTAAAAGTCATGACTAGGGGGAAGAGCATGATTTTACGATAGAAGCGGAATCAAGAACTAGATCAGAAGGAATGAGTTTGGTTTCAAGTTTTAAGATATGCAAGGTATGTCCTTATTTCCAAAAATTAAGGAACTAATTTAGATGGTAGGTGGAACTTAGAATCTAGAACAAATTCTTTATTCATCAAAATCGTTTAATTATGAATATATGTGGAATTTGAGTAGACATTAAAACCTATGATATGATAAAGTAGTTTATAGTTCCCAAAAATTTAGAACTTTGTCTCGACGGGTAGGTTTTATGTTCTAATTGGAATTTGGACCAACCTTAGAACTATTTATCCCTACTCGTGGCTAATTTTACTTGCACGATGGTCAATGACAATTGACAAGAGAAAAttccataaataataataataataataataataataataatattggtcatTGAAAATCATGTTTTCTTTAGAGGACAACTTTTTTGGCAAGTAAATAAATGAAACGTGAAATGTAGAATATTATTATTTTCTCAAAAAAGAAATGAAACCTATTTAACTCAAGAtgcaatttaataaaaaaaaaatctcgAATAAAAGATCATGCAATACGAGAGAGCAATTCTATGGATCATGATCACCTCCTGCATTGCCATCACCAGATCGACCAAGCTCAATGGGTAGCTCCTTCGAGTCAATGTTAAAGCACTTTGCAGCTGCACGATTATGTGGTCAGACATTGATCGAAAGCTAACCAAAGTCGTCGACTATGCAGCTGCTACCATCTGTCCCGTCGACGGTTGTCCTAATGTTTGTGCAGAAGAAGGCGAAAGCCATCAATAAAAAACAGGCTGTTGCCGAGCCAAACTCTGCGGATTTCACTTTTTTAGCGATTAAACTGCGACAAAAATCACGAATCTTGTGGTGTTCATACTTTTTGTGTACTATCTATGATAAAGCAAATCTTTCATGATACAGCAATCTTCTACAATTTGTATCAATCCCATTGATTGAGCCGATCTTTCATGATTTGTGTCAATTTCATCGATTCCATTAATAGAGTAATCTTTCACAATCATTAATATAAATTGTTATCTTTGTAAAATCTTTAATCGTATTATTCCCGCTCATGtacatattataaatataatacaaatCTCCACACCGATTGTGTGTGTGATCAAACTCAAATTCATACTCTTTCAGTCTATATTTCAGTTGATGTAGTTCCATGTGACTGATCAAATCAAGGGGTGCTTTCCATGGAAGAAGTGCTTGTGCAAAGACAAACCTCACATAAATAAATAGTTGAGACCCGCCAACTATAAAGTAACAAGCAATgtccacacaaaaaaaaaaaaaaaagtctcgaCTGAAATCGCACAAAGCTCATACTGATTAATAAGTTCACAGTACGCAAAATATCAAATATGGGGAAAATAGTTGGTTGATCACTCTTCATTGCCCAGGAGAGCGAGCAAGAAGGCCTTGTAATCCCCTGTAGTGTCCTTGGCCACTGCCTGGTCAAGCGACACACTGTTCTTCTTGTAATACTCCTCCTTGATCTCCTTCAGGTCCTTCTCCGCCCTTGTCACGATCACGCGAGTGAGATCATCCTCATCCGTCCCGGCCCTCTTGATTCCGTTGCTCAAGACCTGTGCTTAACACGGTTAGACTAGCCAAGTGATACTGAAGTGTGTATATTGCACGGTAACACGATCTGCTCTAACCTTTACAAAGTACTTGTTGGGATCAATGAGGCCCCGAATGGTCATGCGCAGCGCCACCAAGATTTCATCAGGGTTTTCGACTAGCAAATTCTGAAACCACACGGTGTGAGAAAAATTGAATTCAAAACTCCCCAGAAACACAAACATAATCGACAGTAACTTAAGTAGCCACGTGAATTTTATCAATTTGGGCAAGTGTTTTTGCAAAAGGATTATTAGGAAAGTTGCTGCTACATAAGTCGAATGTGAACATATCTGGTACCTTAGTGATGGAAGTGCCCTGGTCCTCTTGGTAGCGGTTGAAAGTGGCCCTGAGCTGAGCCTTGCTCCTGGTGGTCAAGATTCTTATGACCTCGTCATGG contains the following coding sequences:
- the LOC139882819 gene encoding uncharacterized protein, coding for MAMASPHPSFPPPATFLLSKSPKRCHLPKPFLLRVASSSSPNPPDSESAPEPAAPADPVKLAFEKARAYKKSLQPKPEEGGSEASVVGSPGDASGRGDSAGAGRIATAEAAKEYVLASDADSVFMELKELTVFCFLKLDLTGKNGGKIGKVNSEEKTDKEQQLVVSSIDFVGLDFADKKRTRGLPPGLIPVSDPFPEGDVPEVEIILGDTTKFNDVTATEPAVAPPQEDNSDLYKPKVSSWGVFPRPNNISETFGGGRTIRPGDVLETAEDRAAKDARTRELVAAYKKKMGLNIDAKLKSECEKALKDGDSLMDVGKLKEALPFYEEIMNKLPFQSELHGLAALQWSICQDSLTRPNEARIMYEKLQSHPNAKVGKRAMQFMFSFQAMEMMKVRSSKLSAKSTGYQNYFEAFIDKKSNYSLDKDEELEEGALSQAFPYIVFLLSPIFVVLFIAVQRGI